The following proteins are co-located in the Pseudomonadota bacterium genome:
- the moaA gene encoding GTP 3',8-cyclase MoaA, producing the protein MAEGKELRAEGFKTLRSTLYAKKLIATRPYMLIDNFNRIINYIRVSVTDRCNLRCKYCVDGAFPFIPHSEILSYEEIIRFVRISAQLGVSKVRLTGGEPLARKGISYLLKELNSIEGIDDISLTTNAVFLGEKILELKDAGLKRVNISLDTLKKERFAFITGVDAFDDVLMSIEKSIYAGMNPIKINTVIIKGFNDDEILDFARLAEKWGQHVRFIEFMPFGNFDLWDAATIVSSREIEEILRTRYTLEPSASNDRGPARMFDIKGSEGKIGFISPVSTHICSECNRIRLTSGGKLRPCLFSDVEYDVKKLLRSSASDEEIKAFIRETVKVKPERKGEMGQIRKCQRSLRNIGG; encoded by the coding sequence ATGGCAGAGGGCAAAGAGCTGAGAGCAGAGGGTTTCAAAACTCTACGATCTACGCTCTACGCTAAAAAGCTAATCGCCACGAGGCCTTACATGCTGATTGATAATTTCAACAGGATCATTAATTATATCAGAGTCTCCGTTACTGACCGGTGTAATCTGAGATGCAAATACTGCGTGGATGGAGCATTTCCATTTATACCTCATTCGGAGATACTGTCATATGAGGAGATTATCAGGTTTGTAAGAATAAGCGCTCAACTCGGCGTAAGCAAAGTCCGTTTGACCGGCGGGGAACCTCTCGCAAGAAAGGGAATTTCCTATCTCCTGAAAGAGTTAAACAGCATTGAGGGTATTGACGACATAAGCCTCACAACCAATGCAGTGTTTCTCGGAGAAAAAATCCTTGAATTAAAAGATGCAGGCCTAAAAAGGGTAAATATAAGCCTCGACACCTTGAAAAAAGAAAGATTTGCATTTATAACAGGGGTCGATGCCTTTGATGATGTACTCATGAGCATCGAAAAGTCCATCTATGCCGGCATGAATCCCATTAAGATTAATACGGTTATCATTAAGGGCTTTAACGATGATGAGATCCTGGACTTTGCAAGGCTCGCCGAGAAATGGGGTCAGCACGTAAGATTTATTGAATTCATGCCCTTTGGTAACTTCGACCTCTGGGATGCTGCCACAATCGTCTCCTCACGGGAGATTGAAGAAATTCTCAGGACCCGATACACCCTCGAACCGTCTGCGAGCAACGACAGGGGACCAGCCAGGATGTTCGACATTAAAGGCAGTGAAGGAAAAATAGGTTTCATAAGCCCTGTCTCCACACATATCTGCAGTGAATGCAACCGGATACGGCTCACTTCCGGGGGCAAGCTCCGGCCCTGCCTTTTTTCCGACGTGGAATACGATGTAAAGAAACTCCTGAGAAGCAGCGCCAGCGATGAAGAGATTAAGGCCTTCATCAGGGAAACCGTCAAGGTAAAGCCTGAAAGAAAGGGCGAGATGGGGCAGATAAGAAAATGTCAGCGCAGCCTGCGGAACATCGGAGGATAA
- a CDS encoding molybdopterin biosynthesis protein, with translation MKRYLKTIRSKEAVEKMLEHIKPLEGEEYLPTYKCRDRISSRPVYAQISNPPFMCTAMDGYATDYEKTLQADIANPLSLTKYKEATPVNTGDPLPKGTNAVIMVEDVEDSDSFIVIRKPVYLWQNVRMIGEDIIEGDMLIPVNHTIGVFDIGMLISGGISHIHVRKKPKIVIIPTGKELIDPYNPPGPPSKSGGLIDFNSYTLLNLAEDTGFEGTISEIAYTKEDLQRSIKNAIDEFDVMLINAGSSAGREDYTEETIKELGTLVFHGISMMPGKPAMFGIVKGKPVFGIPGYPVSASLTFSTFVKPLCDKMTGSSSNKAYINCITPYKIPSRLGIEEIIRVNLIENQGVYYAIPLPRGASIFSSMARADGLVRIPEDVEGFSEGEAIPCELLTNKGALKRRIHIIGSHDLSLDVLRDMIKAHHPGIDIISTHTGSLSGIVAMSKNVAYVCTTHVLDEKEKTYNIPAIQKYLPDKPCMLIHIAKRLQGLLVRKENPRGIRGIRDLSRPDVKFINRQSGSGTRILFDSLLKESGIEKHQINGYDKEESTHTAIGILVRESIADTGIAIYSMAKVFSLDFIPLAEEDYDLLVSKEFTEDRRFNLLMDLINSDEFKQRLEQLGGYNTKETGKIKYEQ, from the coding sequence GACTACGAAAAGACACTCCAGGCCGATATTGCAAATCCCCTTTCGTTGACAAAATACAAAGAAGCCACCCCTGTAAATACCGGCGACCCCCTTCCAAAAGGCACAAATGCAGTAATTATGGTAGAAGATGTTGAGGATTCGGATTCCTTTATTGTCATACGGAAACCGGTCTACCTGTGGCAGAATGTCCGCATGATCGGTGAGGACATCATTGAAGGAGATATGTTAATCCCCGTAAACCATACAATTGGTGTTTTCGATATTGGCATGCTTATTTCAGGAGGCATATCACATATCCATGTGAGAAAAAAACCTAAAATCGTCATAATACCAACCGGCAAGGAATTGATCGACCCCTATAATCCCCCCGGCCCTCCCTCAAAATCGGGGGGATTAATAGACTTCAACTCCTATACGCTCCTGAACCTCGCAGAAGATACAGGGTTTGAAGGCACCATCTCCGAAATAGCATACACAAAAGAAGATTTACAGCGAAGTATCAAAAATGCCATCGATGAGTTCGATGTGATGCTGATAAATGCCGGTTCCAGCGCCGGGAGAGAAGACTATACCGAAGAAACTATAAAAGAACTGGGAACACTTGTATTCCACGGTATTTCCATGATGCCCGGCAAGCCTGCCATGTTCGGCATCGTTAAGGGCAAACCTGTATTTGGAATTCCGGGGTATCCCGTGTCTGCCTCATTAACGTTCAGCACCTTCGTAAAGCCACTCTGCGACAAGATGACAGGCTCATCGTCGAATAAAGCTTACATAAACTGCATTACCCCCTATAAAATCCCGTCACGTCTTGGAATAGAAGAAATCATCAGGGTTAATCTTATTGAAAATCAGGGGGTTTATTATGCTATCCCGTTACCCAGAGGGGCGAGCATTTTTTCATCAATGGCACGGGCTGATGGGCTTGTACGGATACCCGAAGATGTGGAAGGCTTTAGCGAAGGCGAAGCAATCCCCTGCGAACTTCTTACGAATAAAGGAGCATTAAAGCGGAGAATCCACATTATCGGCAGCCATGATCTTTCCCTGGATGTCTTGAGAGATATGATAAAAGCTCATCATCCAGGCATTGACATAATCTCAACCCACACAGGAAGCTTGAGCGGAATCGTAGCCATGTCAAAAAACGTCGCGTATGTATGCACCACACATGTTCTTGATGAAAAAGAAAAGACGTACAATATCCCTGCAATTCAAAAGTATCTCCCCGATAAGCCTTGTATGCTTATACATATTGCAAAAAGGCTCCAGGGACTTCTTGTTCGTAAAGAAAATCCGAGGGGCATAAGGGGAATCCGTGATTTATCAAGGCCGGACGTAAAATTTATTAACAGGCAATCCGGCTCCGGCACAAGGATACTTTTCGATTCATTGCTCAAAGAGAGCGGCATTGAAAAACATCAAATCAATGGTTATGATAAAGAAGAATCAACCCACACTGCCATAGGAATCCTTGTAAGAGAATCCATTGCGGATACCGGCATTGCCATTTACTCAATGGCAAAGGTGTTTTCTCTTGATTTTATTCCCCTCGCAGAAGAAGACTACGATCTTCTTGTCAGCAAAGAATTTACTGAAGACAGAAGGTTCAATCTCCTTATGGATTTGATAAATTCCGATGAATTCAAGCAGAGACTTGAGCAGTTGGGTGGATATAATACGAAAGAGACGGGGAAAATAAAATATGAACAATAA